The nucleotide sequence CCATTATTCTCCCGGGGCAGTTTGGACCGAGTTTCTAATCTCAGAACATTCCGGACCTACTCGTTATTTTTCGGAATAGTTCGATCTCGACATTTGTCGGGATAATTCGGACTTGTTCTTCATTCTCCGTTATATCCTTGTGTTATTCGGGTAGATACCATATCGCAAGATTCGCAATGCCTAAGAACACTTTAATAATGTCGtttccttttttacattttattgattttgttaaagtcacagtttcaatacattttttagaCAACcaatttttcaatgtatttcagAAGGTCAAGACCGATCTAATACCCAGGCCATCCAATTCTTGATGTTTTTATATGGTCGAGCTACGACCCAGCTCAACCAATTcttaatgttttgtatattgtcGAGGTTCGATCTTAGTACCAGATCAACCTTTTTTTAATGCATCTTAGATGGTCGAACTACGATATACGACCCATGTCAAGCAATATTGATGTATTGTATatggtcgagctacgatctacgACTTGTGTCAACCAActcttattgtattttaatggtTGACCTACGACCAAGGTCAACCAATTCTAATTCTATTTTAGGCTTTCGCGCTAAAATAATCAACGACCGAGGTCAACcaatttttaatatgtttttgcaatgGTCGATCTACGATTTACGAGCTACGCGACAGCTTCACACTTGGACTTCCTATATAAACAATCATCGGATCAGGGCCCCGTTTTTATTAAAGGCAATAAATATAGGTTTATGCAAacacatatttgatttttaatgcaTGTTCTTGTTTTACCCATTTAACTTTAAcgataaaaatatgattaaggtacaaataaaaaaaaaccttcatACATGCTTTTTAATAAATAGCTACGTGGTCACATATTTTccagttaaaaaagcgccaaaatatcgatGATAACTTTTTATctgaactttttttctgttttttattgttttgatcatttaagtcaaatgagtcaAATCATTTTTAAGTACAATTTGTTTACTGCCATGGTTGTTAAAAATTGCCCATCCAATTCCTTGTCTTGTTGATGTCCCAAGAAGCAGAAAACATGATGAAACTGCCTTGCACAATCACACTTTCTGCTTTCAAGGTGCCTAGAATTCCTTTCATATGTTTGTCTCATGAAACAAAATGGAATATAATCTACTGCTAGTCATGATAAGTTGAACCGCAAAATGATATCCGAAAACTCAATATGTCCGAAGTGAATGACAGTAATTTCCTCGACATTAACTGCTTTCCATATGGTTTTATTTAACCTGGTTTCAGGTTCAGTTTCAGGATAGTATGTACCATATGTATGCGTAAAACACCTAATTCAgacggtttaagaaatatgttctACCCAAGAAAATGTGTCTTCTTTTCCgattcaatgttttgatattctAAAGTTAGCGATTTCCGTTTCCGGCGAGGATGATGAAACTTGCCAGCTCGTTTAGATATTTACTTCCTAAAATCAAATCTTATATGTGTTTTACAAACAGGTATTAGTTATTTTGATCGGAAAGTTGAAAgcataaatttaatatttataatgtattttttttcaagaaatactACGAAAAATAGTCAGTCTCATCAAAATTCTAGGTGCGGgcgcattttttaaaataaagtactTAATTGCATTTCGGAAAAAAGAGTGCGGTAAATCCGACGAACAACTGATCAATTTGTTGAGGTCTCAGTACTTTGAACGtacaataaaacgaaaacagaaATAAGACCATGCCAAATTGATTATATGTTAATTTATCGAGTGGGTAGGATTTTAGTCGTTAGATTGAAAAATAATCGAtagaaaacacaaaaattatcGAAACCTAAATGAAGCAAAGAAATATGATTTCTATATcttgataattgaaaaaatacattcgGGAAacctcggctattttccatctaaaaactgttattttgaTGGAGaatggccgagatgttccgaatgTATTTTTTCCGACCGAATGCGAAATAACAATGACGGAAAATATATGGCCTATACAGAAGAAATGAGATGACGTATAGGGGCCTTTCAATGGTGAAAGCTGTTATAAAGGGTACTTTTTGTAATAAGAATATTATTTTCCTTGACTGATAGGTTTTAAAACGACACCTTACTCTAAACATAGAATGGTATACACTAGCGGTTGCACGGGTGGGGCGCACCCGGTGCCGCCCCCTAGTATCGcccaaatgcaccatttcggactagaaatcgTTAACATTTCCTGGAGGAGTATCCCCAAACGCCCCTATTAACACACTTAACCAAATTAATTTTGGTTCTGTAGTAGGGGCGCGTGTCAAATGGATTCGCGCTCTAAATTACGCCCCCTCTCACATCAAATCCTGAAGCCGCCCCTggtatacatttttgtaatatttaatgcattatcatgtttaactcatttggcGTAACTGatagaagaaaaaacaaaacaaagaaccccatttgtgaacaaatataattatgagcctttataaatgtatttttgaattAATAGCTAAGTGGCCACAAATTCCTACTTACAAAAGCGCCCATATATCGCTTATATTTTTATacgtatacaaataataatacgtttttttttatcatacaagTCAAAAGACTAAAACATGATAATTCTATTggttaaagggaagtaactctgtTTGACAAATATCATCATGCCTTACGGagttataaaaaaaacgaaGTAATTTTTCTCgtaatttgtatgtattttcctgtttattaatacaaatacaacaaaCCATAAATGTAAGATgatctaaaatatattatctgTATCAAAGGCCGAACAATGaaagacaattaaatacaatgataatacactaaaattaaataatattatacacGAAACACAAGTTATGAACTcgatatacatgtttataataaatattattatgaaatctAGTGCACATATGTTGCGAAAGAGAAACGCAAACAtctttacattttgtaaacgtgtttttaaatttaaaagaaattgacGAAAACCTCAAAActgtcttgtttattttatcgtgttcaactgaaaaaaaatcattcggaactcgtcgaaaacaacctcggacgtATGCTGGTACATCGatagaagtagtttgtaaaataaataattaataaatttgtGTAGTGTtgtaacgtgtattttgtattactaagtttaaattgattgccagtgaagtgtattattgcataaatcattatttataagattcccaagagtaatgCCTCAAGTGTAACTGCTACATTGAAATCACTTCTTCAgtcagcgtagttaaatgtaaagatttctgacattgtaatgcaccagtcaattgtaaccacgccccccccccaggtccgggggtataccggggatagcaggggaaaagggccgtgtttttactttccaggtgcccccgcagggcagggtgaccgcggtggttttgtcatagcgccaaatttagcggagattgagccttatatagagtctctggggtgcgagggcatttggccggggtttagccatcagttcgtccccgcagggcggggattttacccggggttggctggcccgaaagtcaaagtcccggctattccccggacctggggggaccgtggttacaattgactggtgcataaaccgTCCAAGGTcgttttcgatgggaaatggccgATGTGTTGTGAAtggtaaaaaaatcatcactATCTGTCTGCAGTGACTGGTTTCAACTAGATTTATCTAAAATGCCATCATATAgcgataaaaaacaaacaaaaacaaatatcagatgCAGCAAACGTTATGTTATAATgggactcgttcatggtttgtaaaatgtactttCAACGAACAAAAAACACGAAATATATTGTAGCAAAACATTAGGAGTGTTGAAACTACAGCAAAcaccttcagcaaatgttgatatttgctcaaatattttctttgaagaccacaattttgataaaaaatagaaaaccgaGGTGCATGTTGCGTGATTGGTAGATTACATTATCACGTAATGTTACCAAAGTCTCCAATCAAGTTACTCTCCTCACTAAAACCATAATACTTTTTTACTCATTTTCCTGCACTTTCGGTATCAAAGactaaaataattctaaaataagtgttttcagaaaaaataattttggttcaaaaacatgagcgagtcactttaagagTTTTACATAGAAAATTGAAACCCAGTTATTAATAATTCTTAAGACTTTGAAATATAAGCAGCAATAACTGCAAATTTTAATACTAGCACTACTTCACATCAATCATCGTCGTCGCTGTCAGTGTCAGGTGGTACACTTGGACGAATAAAAAAGCACCGGAAAGCACTGTATGCTctgttaaaatgacaaaagtctTTTGCTGGGGAAACTTCCTTTGAGTCCGATATTCCTGAAGGCGGTCTTAAATCACCGTTTGGGACGTCATTTCTGACGTCATTTAAACTTGAAGAgtgttgttttctatttttatcacttttatcatttttatcacaGGTGAGGTCACTTTTTCGTTTGACGTCATTAGGAATGGCGTCATGGGATCCCTGTGGAGATTGCTGTTTCCGGTGACCCTGTCCGGAAGTGGGGCCCAGATGAGATGCGAGCCAGTCCATACTGTCAGTAAGTCCGTCCCCTCGAACGGCGCTGGTTTCCAGGATatctgaaataaatttcatggCTGTGTTAGTCATTTTGGGAGATCAATgatgtttaaattttccaatGTTAATTAGATGAACATATACTATTTGTACGAGTAATtgtaagatgacatgaagtatcattttaatgattaagaatgggcggagggAGCGTAGCGAACCTCACCATTGTTATTTCCAAGTACTTTAGTATCTTTGAGAGGCAAGGAGAACGTTCCCAAGCCAACCCTCTCTTGTGTGAGGGGCGGAAATATGTACTACTAGACCACACTTGTTTACTTACGCCAGGAATGTTTCAACGCCTTCAAGTTCAACTTGTCAGCAACCTCCTCAGCACTCAGACACTCGGGAAGGTCTCGTTTATTAACCAGGAACAGGAAGATGCTGTGTGCAAGCTCCTCCGCGTGCAGAGCAGGCTTGATGACGTCACAGTATAGCTCCTCCAGACGCTCGGAGTCCGCACCATCTATCACCATGACAACAGCGTCCGTGCCCTTGTAGTAATGGCGGAACAGGGGGCGCTGGAAAGGGGTAATTTCATATgacatattaaattatattatattatgattacaaatactaaaaatatacttaaatgcCACTTacataacatcatttttatcatcatcatcatcatcatcatcatcagcatcaacatcatcatcatcattcatcatcatcatcatcatcatcatcatcatcatcatcatcatcatcatcatcatcatcatcatcatcatcatcatcatcatcatcgcagTCGTCAGCGTCGTCAGCGTCGtggtcatcatcatcgtcatcgtcatcgtcgtcgtcgtcgtcgtcgtcgtcgtcgtcatcgtcatcgtcatcatcatcatcatcatcatcatcatcatcatcatcatcatcatcatcatcatcgcagTCGTCAGCGTCGtggtcatcatcatcatcatcatcatcatcatcatcatcatcatcatcatcatcatatttgaaatgtaagttttagcttaaaaatgtaatgttgtttttctcaTAATAAACAACCCACCATTTTGTCTCTAGCGCCAATGTCCCATGTGGTGAACGTGATGTTTTTATAGTGCAGTTGCTCCACGTTAAACCCTGAAAATAGCAAAACAACAGTCAGAAATATACAAATCTCAACATAAGCCGTTAAAAACCTGAACGTCCACTGAGCCGGATGTGAACCAGCGACCTAATTCAAGCCACTTCAGTACTGGGGCCATATTCATAAACGATCTTAAGTcgatttcttaatttttttgtagtcaaattaaaagaaaagtataagtgtttttttacataaaaataagtgttttctatatttcaatgaaacttttgtATTACAGAAATTATGAAGTTTTTATATCACATGACTACTGAGAAAGTAGTCACtttgacttaagttaggaaattacatatataagatgctttatgaataccaAGCCCTAAGCTATCGCGGGGACCGATGGAATGGCTAAACATGAGAAACGTCATTCACTATCAAATAATAATAGCAGTTAAAACACAGCAAAGGTAAAGCGTCCAgtcatttcaatacaaatattggTGTTGATGTTATGcgatttcataattatttaaaaaaaacacaatagatttgtcttaaaaaaaatgtatggttatCTTGACGCAAAATGTTTATGATTATTGACAAAACCGTACGTCTGTCGGATTAGTTTTGTTAACGTAAACAAATGACAGATGTTGCGTTTCGCAATTAATTCGCGGAAaagttttgtttactttgaaattatGACCAAATTTaggtaaatacataaaaataaaaaggttgtccCGTGAGCCGGATTTGAACCAGCGACCTAAGGATGCCAGCTATATTGAACCACTACAGTCCTCcgctctaccaactgagctatcACGGGTTATGAACGTTTAATGTTGCGTACATTATAAGATTGACAAGGTGACAATAGTTACTTAGACGTTAACAAAaaaacgtcatttcggaaaaaTGGTAATTAATCATTTAAGGGTGACAACTCAGATTAAGAAATGGATAAAGTCAAAACATTTGTTATCTCTCTTGGCTATATCTACGTGCATCTAACATAGGAATAATATACCATACTgtaaacaacatattaaataGCAATATATGTGAAACTTTTAACTGACAATTATAATTCGTAACATTATACTAAGGTTTGGAGGCAAATTTAGGTTAAACACGCCATTTTTCTTTGTGTGAATAGCTATATTTgctcatattaaaatgttgtttatgtttttaaataattataccttcattaaatttgaaatgtatcTGCATCATTACATGTGTTCTTCGGTATTTGAGTTACACGAAATAAGaggtattgtttaaaatttcataacGCATTTTTTGTAGGGGCGGTTTTCCATCCCGCACTTTTTAGCCGTAGTGTGGATTTGTTTTCGCAATATCTTTATGAAATTTGTCACTTTTTGAGTCCGTTATTTACAAATGTCTACAACCATTTATAGAACGTTATTTACAAATGTCTAAAACCATTGATAGAGCGATATTTACGAATGTCTAAAACCATTGATAGAGCGATATTTACGAATGTCTACAACCATTGATAGAGCGATATTTACGAATGTCTACAACCATTAATAGAACGACATTTACGAATGTCTACAACCATTAATAGAACGATATTTACGAATGTCTACAACCATTAATAGAACGACATTTACGAATGTCTACAACCATTAATAGACCGACATTTACGAATGTCTACAACCATTAATAGAACGACATTTACGAATGTCTACAACCATTAATAGAACGTTATTTACGAATGTCTACAACCATTAATAGAACGTTATTTACGAATGTCTACAACCATTAACAGAACGATTTTTACGAATGTCTACAAGCATAAATAGAACGATTTTTACGAATGTCTTCAAGCATAAATAGAACGATTTTTACGAATGTCTTCAAGCATAAATAGAACGATTTTTACGAATGTCTACAACCATTAATAGAACGATATTTACGAATGTCTACAACCATTAATAGAACGATATTTACGAATGTCTACAACCATTAATAGAACGATATTTACGAATGTCTACAACCATTAATAGAACGATATTTACGAATGTCTACAACCATTAATAGAACGATATTTACGAATGTCTACAACCATTAATAGAACGAATTTTACGAATGTCTACAAGCATTAATAGAACGATTTTTACGAATGTCTACAACCATTAATAGAACGATTTTTACGAATGTCTACAACCATTAATAGAACGATTTTTACGAATGTCTACAACCATTAATAGAACGATTTTTACGAATGTCTACAACCATTAATAGAACGATATTTAATAGAACGATATTTACGAATGTCTACAACCATTAATAGAACGATATTTATGAATGTCTACAACCATTAATAGAACGTTATTTACAAATGTCTACAACCATTAATAGAACGTTATTTACGAAAGTCTACAACCATTAATAGAACGATATTTACAAATGTCTACAACCATTAATAGAACGATATTTACAAATGTCTACAACCATTAATAGAACGATATTTACAAATGTCTAACGCCAATGTTAATTTGACGCAAAACGTTTAtcaatttacaatataattattaatataacaCAATTTATGAAACATAAACTTGTACGACGGAATAGTTTTATAACAGAAAAAAGGACATATGTTGTATGCGTAATGATGGTTTCATCTTGCAAGTTGACCAAACTTGTAATAGCTGAGAATAAAAAGGTTGTCCCGTGAGCCGGATTTGAACCAGCGACCTAAGGATGCCAGCTATGTTGAACCACTACAGTCCTCcgctctaccaactgagctatcACGGGTTATGAACGTTGATTGTTGCGTACATTATAAGATTGACAAGGTGACAATAGTTACTTAGACGTAACAAAAACGTCACGTGAGTACGTTATGGTCATCAATCATAATTAATAATGGGTGACAACTCAGACAGTAGTTGGTAATGTCGAAGTATTTCGGTTATCTCTCTTATTTTCGCCTATTGCTTACGACGAGGCTctaaaatatgaatacaaaaaaaccACACCatgattaaaaaacatttaacattccGAATATTCAGGAAGCGGTATTTGACATAAGTATTTGGtgaatttaaatatgatttgcAGGAAAACTtcgtttaaaaaacattttctgtgtgTGCTTCCCtatatatgctcatatatttaatatgcaatttaaagctgcactctcacatattgaccgtttggacattttttttgtcttggaattagccaattttcGCGggaatgtctggaaaccagtgataaaagactgctgacaaaagattagatcgcagttttaataattatatacgtTCGAAAATGGATGCTTTATGGCTTGTTCTTTTTTCTGCAGTTACCTAAACGCTATAGGatatgttctattgtgaatGATCGTATTTGACAGAACTAAATGCCCCTGactgatgccaaaataagctgattctgaaacaaaaaataaaagtttagtCACACTGTTAGTCTGTGAACTGTgaatctttaatatatttaaaaaatgtaccttgattttatttgaaatacattcGTCATCATTTTATGTGTTCTTCGGGAGTTGAGTAACATGAATACGCGGTTTCGTTTAAAAATTTCATAAATCAATTTACTGATGATCTACATGAAGACGTTTCACAGAAAAGCCTTTTGTTAAggtgaataaaattaaaaatatattttttcctatGACGGATTCCAACCAATGATTTTTAGAATGGCAATGTTTTCCCACTACTGTCCTCCGCTCTACCTTTTGAGCATTTTGCacgccattcggaactcctcggccatttaatcgaaaacaacctcggatgtatgccggtacatctgttgaagtagttcgtaaaattttgaattatatcattagttaaatgtagtgttttagagttgtatttattgatctaagtttaaatttattgtcattgaattgtattattgcaaacataatgaagaatcccaagagttaagtcacaaagtttaactgctaaataaaattactacgcgatctacttgcagcggacttaaacgtagcactttttgagtgtgtaaaccatccatatacatccgaggttgttttcaattaaatggccgaggagctccgaatgtttgCACGCAGGGGTGGACCTAAGCAAACTGCAGTACACGCGGACGTATCCATTTTGCTTCCCCCAAAATGACAAATTCTTCAAGGGATCACGACTCCGGCCTAAACGAATAATGGATGCATAAACAGCTTTTTACTGGTTTAAGTTGAACGTAATAGCAATGAATGTTGACTTCCACCACGGCAAAACTTTCACATTGCGATCGCTCTCTCATGTGTTCATACATAGAATTAAAAATACGCCCCTATATTGATGATAAGGTCAAAAATGAAGTATAAGGAAGTTAACTTAATTATTCGAAGTTTTGTTGTATGAGTGCAAAAATGATATGTTGATTTTTCCTGTAATTAGACCAAACTTTAatggggctgtactccgtatgatgaaatagcgaaaataaaattgtcgaaaactgacataaacttggtatcgatgtgtacaatgcattgaaacttatgcaccagtcaactgtaaccacgtccccccaccccccccctccaggtccgggagtataccggggaaatgggtcgtgtttttatctttcaggtggccccgcagtgccgggtgaatgtgatggttttgtcttcgcaaaaAATATAGCGAGGActgggccttacctaggctccctggggcatttggcggggatttgaccaccagttcgtccccgcaggacggggattttacccggggtttgccggaccgaaagtcaaagtccccgctattccccgaacCTAGGgggtgggcgtggttacaattgactggtgcattactaacTGCAGtaccacataatttacaattactttatttttcgcattttttcgtattttttccattaaaaaatattacaaggTATGTCAACCTAGTAGAGTTTTCTGGGACCAATATGGTATACAGTCCCTTGAAGGctaaaagttgaaaataaaaaggATGTCCCGTGAGCCGGATTTGAACCAGCGACCTAAGGATGCCAGCTATGTTGAACCACTACAGTCCTCcgctctaccaactgagctatcACGGGTTATTAACGTTGAATGTTGCGTACATTATAAGATTGACAAGGTGACAATAGTTATTTAGACGTA is from Mya arenaria isolate MELC-2E11 chromosome 9, ASM2691426v1 and encodes:
- the LOC128202994 gene encoding ADP-ribosylation factor 1-like isoform X2 translates to MTHVPTIGFNVEQLHYKNITFTTWDIGARDKMRPLFRHYYKGTDAVVMVIDGADSERLEELYCDVIKPALHAEELAHSIFLFLVNKRDLPECLSAEEVADKLNLKALKHSWHILETSAVRGDGLTDSMDWLASHLGPTSGQGHRKQQSPQGSHDAIPNDVKRKSDLTCDKNDKSDKNRKQHSSSLNDVRNDVPNGDLRPPSGISDSKEVSPAKDFCHFNRAYSAFRCFFIRPSVPPDTDSDDDD
- the LOC128202994 gene encoding ADP-ribosylation factor 1-like isoform X1 yields the protein MHEMGNFWTRFFKHKDVRILMLGLDGAGKTTLLYRLKLGEVMTHVPTIGFNVEQLHYKNITFTTWDIGARDKMRPLFRHYYKGTDAVVMVIDGADSERLEELYCDVIKPALHAEELAHSIFLFLVNKRDLPECLSAEEVADKLNLKALKHSWHILETSAVRGDGLTDSMDWLASHLGPTSGQGHRKQQSPQGSHDAIPNDVKRKSDLTCDKNDKSDKNRKQHSSSLNDVRNDVPNGDLRPPSGISDSKEVSPAKDFCHFNRAYSAFRCFFIRPSVPPDTDSDDDD